The following are from one region of the Melaminivora suipulveris genome:
- a CDS encoding aldo/keto reductase produces the protein MNEIAAFPLVQLGQSDLRVTPICLGTMTFGEQVDEPTAHAILDRAVERGVNFLDTAEMYAVPARRETCGATETIIGRWLTARPGMRQRLVLATKVAGPSRGMPWVRNGLGMTAADIAASCEGSLRRLRTDVIDLYQIHWPERHVPAFGQLYYDPAKEKSETPIHEQLQALGRLVRAGKVRHIGLSNETPWGVHEFVRLAEQHGLPRVATVQNPYGLLNRSWDNALDETCHRLGVSLLAYSPLGFGLLTGKYDQHAPTDRGAQQDARIARFESVRKQRWGRPEALAGARRYNQLARDHGLTPTQLALAFCYRSWRVASTIIGVTTLAQLDENLDAWSVQLVPELLAEIDAIRWQWRDPAQ, from the coding sequence ATGAATGAAATTGCCGCCTTCCCCCTCGTTCAGCTCGGCCAGAGCGACCTGCGCGTGACCCCGATTTGCCTGGGCACCATGACCTTCGGCGAGCAGGTGGACGAGCCCACCGCCCACGCCATCCTGGACCGCGCCGTCGAGCGCGGCGTGAACTTCCTCGACACGGCCGAGATGTACGCCGTGCCGGCGCGCCGCGAGACCTGCGGCGCGACCGAGACCATCATCGGCCGCTGGCTCACCGCGCGTCCCGGCATGCGCCAGCGGCTGGTGCTGGCCACCAAGGTCGCCGGCCCCTCGCGCGGCATGCCGTGGGTGCGAAACGGCCTGGGCATGACGGCGGCGGACATCGCAGCCTCTTGCGAAGGCAGCCTGCGGCGGCTGCGGACCGACGTCATCGACCTCTACCAGATCCATTGGCCCGAGCGGCATGTGCCGGCCTTCGGCCAGCTCTACTACGACCCGGCCAAGGAGAAGAGCGAGACGCCGATCCACGAGCAGCTCCAAGCGCTGGGCCGCCTGGTGCGCGCCGGCAAGGTGCGCCACATCGGCCTGTCCAATGAGACACCCTGGGGCGTGCACGAGTTCGTGCGGCTGGCCGAGCAGCACGGCCTGCCGCGCGTGGCTACCGTGCAAAACCCGTATGGCCTGCTCAACCGCAGTTGGGACAACGCCCTGGACGAGACCTGCCACCGGCTGGGCGTGTCGCTGCTGGCGTATTCGCCGCTGGGCTTTGGCTTGCTGACGGGCAAGTACGACCAGCACGCGCCCACCGACCGTGGTGCGCAGCAGGACGCGCGCATCGCCAGGTTCGAGTCGGTGCGCAAGCAGCGCTGGGGCCGGCCCGAGGCGTTGGCCGGCGCGCGCCGCTACAACCAGCTGGCGCGGGACCATGGCCTGACGCCCACGCAACTGGCGCTGGCGTTTTGCTACCGCAGCTGGCGCGTGGCCAGCACCATCATCGGCGTGACCACGCTGGCCCAGCTCGACGAGAACCTGGACGCCTGGAGCGTGCAACTGGTGCCCGAGCTGCTGGCCGAGATCGACGCCATCCGCTGGCAATGGCGCGACCCGGCGCAGTGA
- the ybaK gene encoding Cys-tRNA(Pro) deacylase, whose amino-acid sequence MAKKDKAAHVSETPATQMLRAHGVSFTEHPYDYVEHGGSAESARQLGLHEHTVVKTLVMQDQDARPLIVLMHGDCTVSTKNLARQIGAKSVQPCTPDVAQRHSGYQVGGTSPFGTRKAMPVYVEESILQLPRIAINGGRRGYLVQLDPQACVRLLQARPVQCALADGPSARE is encoded by the coding sequence ATGGCCAAGAAAGATAAAGCCGCCCACGTCAGCGAAACCCCGGCCACGCAGATGCTGCGCGCGCACGGCGTGTCGTTCACCGAACATCCGTACGACTACGTCGAGCATGGCGGCTCGGCCGAATCGGCGCGTCAGCTCGGGCTTCATGAACACACAGTCGTCAAGACGCTGGTCATGCAGGACCAGGACGCACGCCCGCTCATCGTGCTGATGCACGGCGACTGCACGGTGTCCACCAAGAACCTGGCGCGCCAGATCGGCGCCAAGAGCGTGCAGCCCTGCACGCCGGACGTGGCGCAGCGCCACAGCGGCTACCAGGTCGGCGGCACCTCGCCCTTCGGCACGCGCAAGGCGATGCCGGTCTACGTCGAAGAAAGCATCCTGCAACTGCCGCGCATCGCCATCAATGGCGGGCGGCGTGGCTACCTGGTGCAGCTCGATCCGCAGGCCTGCGTGCGCCTGCTGCAGGCCCGGCCGGTGCAGTGCGCACTGGCGGACGGGCCATCCGCTCGCGAGTAA